Sequence from the Coturnix japonica isolate 7356 chromosome Z, Coturnix japonica 2.1, whole genome shotgun sequence genome:
GAGAGATGGGTTTTTTGCTGTTAAGATTAGCAAATCACATCTCCCAGCTCAAACCCTGAAAGACCCTTTTGATACTTGACCTCACATAAGGCACAAGGCTGCTTTAGGAATTAAAATTAGTAAGTACTCACAGCAACAAGCAGAAAGCAATGTTAAGATCAGCAAGAAACACAGACTATAAACTTATTTGGATAAGTAATAAGACTgtgttataaataaatagataaataataataataaaaagacaaagCCTTTCCAGTACACTTCCTTCAAACATTACCTGTGCAACTGCCACTTGATTTACATTGAATTTTGGCTTCACACCACCATCATAGCGTCGACCTGCAGATAAAAGTGTGCTATGAGCCCACACAGAAAGCATCCACTCATTATACAACCATAATCTTGCATTATGTGGTGCAAGTTGCCTTGAAAATGTGTGTCTCAATGAAAACATCACCTTTCAGATGCTTTATCATATGTTTACCTTGCTCATAAAATAAAGTCTCCTTTTCAACGAATATCCTGCCATCCTTACAGGGAAGAACTCCAGTGgtcaaaaataacagaagttaGCCTACCCATGTATACATGTGTATACATCTCAAACTTTATAAAAACCTTATCTTTATGCAGCAAACTCTTTTCAAAAGGTGTGTGTTGAATTACAAGGCAAAAGCCTGTGTCTAGGAATTTCCCTGCAGGGGACAGAGATGGGAACCTGTGACAAACAGATGGTCTGTCTATCTTCATTGTCCTGACAGTGAAGATTTGTAGGTGTGAACTCACTTCATGGACATTCCCACATCTTCACCTTTCAATTAGCTCTGTTTTCATCTggtttaaataataataataatagaaaagaaagaaaaaaaaagacttctttgTTATGTATTCCCACTATATTTCAGAGTCAATCAGCACATGATTGCTTTAACCAGGCAAATCCCTTAAAGGATATCTGTTAAAGATGGACATGTTTTAACAGAACATTTGACAAAATAGTCAGCAATACCAGAAGAAGCAACTCCTGGGAATGAAGCATTTTTACAGCTGCGCTGTCAGTCAGTATCCAGGCATTTAGCCCACTGAAAGCCTTACCAGTTCTTTGCAGAGAATCTTGATCTGAAACTACATGTGAActagaagagaacagaaaaatatttactttacaGCATCTGAAGTCCCCAATAGGTTTGCTAGGAAGAGCTCCTGCTGCTATGTTTCATTCAGTATAACATTCACAGCGCAAAATACTTGAAAACATGCATGCAAAGACCAGAACAATGTAAGGACAACGAGGTATTGGAAcgggctgctcagggagatggtggagtcaccatccctggaagtgttcaagaagagaccagatgtggcactgagggacatgggtcATGGGCACGTTGGAagtgggttgatggttggactggataatcttagaagtcttttccaatgttaatgattctattattctatcaCGTTACTAATAACATCTTGTTTACACTCATGGTTTGGAAGGGCAAGAGGCTCCTTCTTGTGACGATTGCCTCCCTAGCAAATGCATCTTTTCACAGGCATACTCCGTGCTGCCAAGAATAGATCTATTGTATATCCCTGCAAACTCCTCAAATCCAGAaggcaaaacagagaaaagtgaGGGGAGTCCATATCCCAGCTTGTCACTTTGTCACTGAACACCAGCCCtgatgagcagctctgctcctgacCATACAGGACACTCAGTCCCTTCAGCAACTGAGtcaataaaacagaagacagtctccagaaaaaaaatgtgacaaaGTACAGAAAGACAGCTACCATCTGCAGCACAATGCAGTGACTCTAATCTGACCTGAACGAGCCAAAACCAACTTACGTTATAAAAAGTTCAATACAGATAACTCTGCTCAAAATCACTTTGGCAATTTTCATTAGACAAAGTGAGCACAGCTCTTTCTCCAGTCAAGAGCTGTTAAATACCCCAGAGTTCAATTAGATGGATCCCACTGAAATGCATGTACAGGGCATGTATCAACTGCCCTTAACCTAAAGCTAATTATGGCCCAAGCTGCACCAGAAAGCCATTGTTGTATCACACAGCAGACTGAAGCACCTCCAAGAGTCCAGTGCAGGAACAAAAACTGGCTATCACAACACATGACCACAACAGACTTAATTTTGTTCTCTTGACCAGTCAAAGCTCTCTCTAAGGTTCTTTAGTGACTAGGAGCTTTGCCTTTGTCACTTGGGCCCAATGGCAATTTCCCCTCCTGGTTTTTCAGGACAGACTGTGCCTTTGGGATAGAGAAGGCAGTAGCTCATCTGGGCATTTTTTCATAACAAAAGCTATAAAAATGAGGCACACCAAAAAGAAATTGACGTGAATTATTTAGATACCAACTTCagtaatatttaattatatctatatataattaattatattagCTATACACGTAGCTTCTTAGCATATGCTTAGTTAAAAGCTCAAGGTCCGTTATTCCATTTGGAAATTGCCATGCTGAAGCAAGTAGACTGAAACTAGGATGTGAGGAGACAGGTGAAATCACATAATTCAGTTAATTGCACTGAAATTAAGAGGTTTTTATATTGCTCTGAAAAGAGAGAGGACTGGTTATGGTATTACGATTGTTGATAAGAAAGTCACTACTTATTTCCCATCTGGGATAATGCTAATAGTATGGCCATGCCAAGTGGTTCACCTTAAGGAATGCTAATTGATAAGCAACACCAAGCCTTCAGGAGagcaaagaatgaatgaatgtacGAAGCATCATACTCATGGCAAAACCCTCCACAGGGCTATACCCTGAACACAGTTACAAATGCCCTCCACACCGCCTGTCTCAGGCTGAAGTCTGTGACAACGCAGTCTGATTCTTTCACATCACATGCAATATACCACAGCCATGCTGCTCCTGAAGGCCAAATTGCTTTTTTCAGCAgcaagatattaaaatatagaTGAATGTGCACAGCTGGTGAAATATTCATGCTTTCATGAGGAATGCAGCAGATAGCGTAACCCAGGAATCACCACTAAGTACCACAGTATGACAAATGCTCTCAGCCACATGGCAGTCTTCTCGCACACTCGGGATGCAGGCAGAAGCACAGGAGCGGAATGCCTCCACCTGGGTACTACTATACTAGCTGCCTCCTTACCTCTTGTATGCTGTGTGAAACCCTACTAGAGGGTTTGCTTTGTCTCACTACAGCCCAACTTCTGTGGCACAGACAGTGGCATAtgggaaggatcacctcccttcctctgagcagaaaaaaatctgttagtTTTATCAGGTCCATCAACTGCTTTTGACATTTATAACCCTGAAGTTTCATGGAAGCATGTCATCTGTGACAGAAACAGGTGGCATTCAATAACCATCCCAGTGTCACGTCAGAGGCCCTTTCAGCCAAGAACAATTGACAGGTGATTTCTGGCAGCCAGGTGCTTTTGCCCTCAGCTAGACCGTGCTTCATAAGATGAAAGCATCATAAGAGATAATGGGAAAAATCAAGAGTGAAATAAGAATACATATTTGCTTGTATACACAAAACATGAACTACAGTAAGGGGAGAATGTAAACTATCACTAGCTAGCCCTAGAACGTTCTCGGTAGAGAGGCTGCAAATCAGTAAGAGCAAATCATTTttagcaaacaaaaacatacacatgACTTAcaaaaactaattatttttcagccaTTCTGTCCTATAATAACTTCAAATTCAGGAGCACTCACAGTGTATGCTTTGAGGACTAACATATTCCTCTTTCAATTCAGAAATAACTAGCCCAGACACAAGCAGACAATATGCTGTATATTGAACATACCATTCTTAGTATGTCAGGAGCCCACATGAAATTGGCTTAGCCCTAATACGAAGCACTGGGATGACTAATCACTTTGTAAACCCCAATTAAATAAGATTATAAGAATAAAGAAGTGTAAATTCCCTCTTATCAGACAACATTATCCATCTACATAAGATAACAAAGTCTAACTTCTGTCTCTAAAATGTCTGTGTGGACTCCAGCCCTTGAAGACTCTCATGTGAGCAGGCTTTTGTCTGCTGAAgtgaacaaaatgaataaaccTGGGATGCAAAAAGTGATCTTGTGTGGAGGCCATACTTTTCATGCCATCAGCTTAAAATGTTTTAGGTGAAGCAGTACAGACGGTTGTCTTTTACTTTACATATCACTGCTCTCACAAACAGCATCAGGTGCCAAAATACATTCTGCTGCAGTATTAACTCCAATACTCACTCGTATTGACCAGCTGCAGATTATTACCTCACTGACTGCTGAACTAGTGTCAATAATTTATGAAggatttatttgaaaaagaaagtgaacCTTCATGCTCACTAAATATGAAATTATGAGGACCAAAAGGGAGGAATGGTTgctgagcagctggcagcaatgaACAGACTGTAGTCCCAGGGACACTGTTCATACATAATTTCTCCAAAGTTATTAAATTATAACCATGAGCCACATTCAAGGTAAAATCTAGTTCCTCCTAAGGAATGTACCTAACAAAAAAACTGTAATTAGATTTAGAATATATCTACTGATGTTGTATCACTAAAAAACATCTACAAGGCCTGTATCTCTTTAcagattttaaattttaaatattcagtgtcACATTTCGGTAGCTCCATCTGTGATGGGACATGGGAGACAGAtttatattattgttttattttgcactgaGTACTGTTTGATCTGTACTTGAACTCGTGTCCAGAGTTAGAACCTACAGGAAACTATAGTTTTgaatataaataacaaaactgaGCTCATAGAAAGTCTGGCAAAGTATCATCTCGCCTCCACTGGATGCAAAATTTGAATTCCCATTCAATTCAACAGCATTAGAACAGCtacatttcttactttttattaAAGTTAATGCAATATTTCACTCCCTTCTCTCAAATTTTGATCTGACAGCAAAGAAGCGCAGTCACACTAAGAAGACACTGACAAATCTGAAAGCTGGCAGAGGAGAACAAGTAagctatttaaatgaaaacatattgtAGCACTTACTGGTAACTGACTACCAGCTCTCTTAATACAAGCTTAAGCAAATCACCACATGTCCTTCTTGCCTTAGCACAGATTTTATTGCCAGCTGTGATCTTCATCAGCATATTTGTTATTAAGTGACTTGGGGACATGATTCAACTAATACAGTTTAGGCTCTTTACACTTTTATAATGCTTGGCATTAGAAAGTCCTCTTTCCCTTACTTTGATTTGGGCTTcctattaatatttcattagaTTAAAAAATGGCACAATGAACAGTGATAAATCCAAATTCCTTGCAATTTCTTAACCGTCAGACTTTTTAACAATGCTGAATTCATGCTTCTGCACAAGTAGAATATTTTAGCACCCACATTTCAAGGAGCAGTTTTCACACCCTTGCTGCTATTCTATTTatatctcttaaaaaaaaataaaaataaaaataaaaaggccaGGGAAAGTCAGAGCaagagaatcatggaatcatgaGCATGAGAATCATTATATGTAACGTAAGACAGACGCTcacaaaacattcatttttaaaccattttcagtgttacacataaaattgttttaaaactgcatttttacaCAGTGCAGGCTTCAGTATTAACAATTCCTACATTTGTTCAATATTATCAATTCCTACATCTGCCCCAGCTGTTCTCCAGCCTCAGAGGAAAACTGACACCATACCCTGACATCCTAAACCACAGCCAAATCTTCCACGCAACACACACCACTAAAGGATTGCATTCAACACAAGCACCCAACTTCACCAAGGGTCGGTCATCAAGCTCACCATCACTCACCTGCCAGCCACTGTGGCAAGCATTCGTTCCACAGATGCTGAGAAGCCCAGACAtgagaacagaaggaacaaCCTAAGTGCAGCGTTTCTTTCCATGGAGAAGAGCTGGTGGCTCCACTCCGAGCACATCTGCTCCTCTgggctggtgggggggggggtgctgcGCAGCCCCGCACGCCCGACGGTGTGATGGACAGCAGATGCAGCCAACGAGAGTCGTCTGTGCTCTGGTACCCAGCGGCACCAAGTCTCCGTATGCTTCCATGTACGCTGACTGCATGCGCCGGGTGTGGGCACAGCCCGTGTCCCTGCGAAGGAAAGGTTAATGGTTTGGGGGGAAGATACACTGGGATGTGAGATGTCTTTCAggaatttaaataataataaggaaaataaagaaaataaaaaaggaaaataataagaataaataaggaaataaaaagaaaaatgggtaGTCTCTGCAAGCTCTGACTACACGAAATCTACACTGAGCAGTGCTTGTTACCTGTACTTGACCTAGGCCTTGTGGAAAGGTGAAGGCTATGTTTCCAAACAGCTCATAAATTTTCCTATCTGTATAATAACCTGACATGGTTATTATACATAAGTATAATAAGTATAGGTAAGTATTCTAAAATAAGACTTACAATACGTTTACAGTACTAATGCTAGCTCCATTTTACTGACGGGAATTAGACTTAAAGAGCTCTGAAGTCAAACATGCAGAGTTGGTTAACTTCAGCTTCATTCCATTTGTGTGCATCCTCCTCTCTGGCTTAGCGGTTTACATACTTACAGACAACGTGAAGCAGAACTAACATTGCCAAATGTGTCTgcagtcactgttcctggaaGCTTCCAAGCAACAAGGAGACATGGCACGGATGGACAcggtgggcatggtggggatgggctgaagtgctggactagatggctttAGTGGTCTTTACCAACCTCATCCATCCTACATGTCTATTACTGCAGGTCTATCTgtgtggggaaagaaaaggatatgGCACAATGACTCCTCAAACCCTTCTGTCCTTCTTTACTTACCCTCACTAACAGCATAATGCTCACTAACAGCAACTGGAATTCAATGTATCCACACAGGGAAAGCTGAAATAACATACACCATACCAAACCTATTCCCAAACTATACCCAGCCCAGTTGGTGCCTTGCGTGGCAGCTAATGTAAGCTACCCACTGATGTGATCATGGAGTAAGACCTACTTCTCTGATTAAGAGCTCCTGTCTATTGCATTCCAGATACAAGATTAAGATAGGGGCTTTAGCACTGTAACTACCCAAAAGGATTTGCcatcttaatttctctttcagggATACAGAGAGTATTCACTAATCTTAAAAATCTCTCAGCAGCTTGTCCAGAGTCATGCTGCTTCTATCCAATTTAAGGCAGGATCTAGATACTTATGAGAGTCCTCCCATGAAAAATGAGGTGagaaaaaatagtgaaaaacaaTAACCAAGTGGCAATAACCttaacatttaattaatttaattttttaaaaatttaatttatttaattgttcTTCCTGCCTGTATGTTTCTGTGGGGCTCTAAATCTTAGGATGGGGAAAATGCTTTCTCAGTCCACTGATCGACAGTGAGGAGAAAAGTGCATATTAGTGTGCCCAGAAACAAGGTTCTTTTGCAGGCAACCAAGACACAGAATGCCAAACTACTAACACAGGTTAATGGAGAAAAGCCTTTCCTTACCACTTGGTGTTTGCTGATAATATAAAGCATTCTAAGCCATTCTTACAAGGGTTCCTTTTGAGCTTCAAGAATAAAGAGACTGTACGGAAAGCAATGAAGCCATCCCATGCATACACTTTGCTCTGGAGAAAAATTAGGATGAAACATCCAACTCTGCAACAAAATTTCTATGAAGCCCATGAAGAAAACTTTTTGAATGGAGAATCTATGCAGTAGTGTTGACAAGGACGTGATTAGACAAGCTCTTGTGATCTGGTTGACAAGCTACCATGTACATTTGCATGTTTTATGTTGAATcacacagagaagcaaagctCAATCAGACATACTAATCTGCATCTACATACATACACAGTGGATAAAAGGTGAATACAGGATAACgggaaaaaaacccatattCTGTTTTATGGAACACACTAGGTTACATTCAATTCCATAAATGCATCCAACAAACTTCCTACGGAACAAAGCCAACAATAAACTAAGAGATTTGTTTATATCTCACAATATGGGCTACAGTGGGATGAGAGTGGTTACtatttcaaataagaaaacttGTCCTTGTGATGATTGAGCTGTTATCACTTGATAACTAAGACACTAAGAAGTGGTATTTCAAACACCACTGATGCAAAATGTACAGTAGTCAGTAAGGAGACACAGCAGATCTTGCTGTGCCTCTTTTTGGATTTGCTCTTATTATTTGGGACTTGCCTGGCACAAAAGGTAGCTAAGAAAGCAGCTGGCAATTATATTCAGAGTAAGGATTCAGAATTTCATGTGTTTTGTGAAGCCAAATCGCACAGCGCCCTGTCGGTAATCCAACCAGCACTCCTGGCCTTCCACACACAACCAAGTTTCAGCAAGGCTGACTGGGCTCAGCAAGGCCTCAGTCAGCGAGGATGGTTACATAAATGCTGATGGAGGCCTAGagacagcagcagttctgcctgATGCACTGGGTTTGCATGCAGTGAGAGCTCAGACATCACTTTACACACGGATAGTTTATCTCTGTGGAGGGATCTCCTAACGCAGCCAACTACCACACTCAGGCTCCATTACCCCCTCACCCGCTGCACGCACACCATGAGGCCCCGCCCGCCGAGGTGTCCCTGCGTGTGCCGGGCGTTTTCATTCAGGCGCGTCGCGGGCAGCCCTCGGCGGGTCCTCATTTCCGCAGCTAGGCGGCGCACAGCGGGCGGGTCGCTTCCTTTTGCGCTCGGCCGCCGCGGCAGCAGGATGGGTGAGTGCGGCTGGGCAGCGCTGCGGGCCTGGCGGGCATCGGGGCCTGGCCTTAAAGCGGGCTGGGGCTGCGggttccttcccttctctcagAGCCCTGCTACCCGCTGAGAGCCTTGACTACGCCGTGGTTCCACGGAAGCGGAGCAGCCATTTCCCGCCGCGTGGTCGGGCTGCAGAGCTTTGGCTGGGCCTCAGCGCTGCTCTCGGGCCTCCTCGTCACCTTTGCCTCCCTGTTTCCTCCCGCAGGGAAGTGCCGTGGTCTCCGCACCGCCCGCAAGCTGCGCAGCCACCGCCGCGACCAGAAGTGGCACGACAAGCAGTACAAGAAGGCGCACCTGGGCACGGCGCTCAAGGCCAACCCGTTCGGAGGCGCGTCACACGCCAAGGGGATCGTCCTCGAGAAAGTGTGCGTGACCATGCGGGGACCGTGGGGTTGTATTAGAGCGCTATGGGACACATTGCTTGCTTATTTTGCTGGGTTAATGAGCAGCGTTTATAAAGCGAAGCAATACGTTTTTATTGACCTAACGTAGGGGTGGGCGGgtggtgatttttgtttttttttcttgaagaggGAAGTTATGTGTGCCGTGTCAGAGATGCCACGTGCTTGTCTGCAGGATCTGTTAGTGACTTGTAAGCTTTTTTATAACACTGCTAAGATCTCAAGGGCTTCTTTTCTTTCGTTATTTGTAGGagactcatttttatttttttttggcgGCCTAGGGCCTAGTTAAGTTTTAGTTCTGAGTAGCCCTAAGTGCATCAGTGAtacctttctgttttgaaatatatatccaacctgaacttaaAACAGGACATTAATACATTGTGGTGTAGTCTGCTAGCTcatgaaacaatttttttttttgctgatgtgTTTCCATGTGCTTCCATTTTAGGGGAGTAGAAGCTAAACAGCCCAACTCCGCTATCAGAAAGTGTGTGAGAGTCCAGCTCATcaaaaatggcaagaaaataactgcttttgttCCCAATGATGGTTGTCTGAACTTCATTGAGGTAAGTGACACCCAGGAACTGATTAATAGTATATTGTGTGGTGAGGTAACGAAACAGAACGAATGGATTTAGCTGATGGTTAGACAAAGTTTCATGTCATTCTaaacagtgtgtgtgtgttttaatgtgATAGCTGcagaggaagacagaaagcatCAGAGATATAAGTATGGACAGGCTTGTTGTTTATAGTTTTGtaactgtgtgttttttcattGCAGGAAAATGATGAAGTGCTGGTGGCTGGTTTTGGCCGGAAGGGTCACGCCGTTGGTGACATTCCTGGAGTCCGCTTCAAGGTTGTCAAAGTAGCCAATGTTTCTCTGCTGGCCTTGTACAAGGGCAAGAAAGAAAGACCAAGATCATAAGTTTCTACTCACTTGCCAAGAATATCAATAAAACTTTTGATTGGAAAAGTTTCTGTCTCATGATTTAAGATTTagagcatttttttaatgtgtttgcaAGCAATGGGTCTCACGGAGGTGGGGTACACTGCCCTTTTACCGCAATAGGTTTTTCCTTATGTAACACATGCTTTGCTGTTGAACGAAAGAAGAAAGCCAGTGTGTCTTTATAACCAGCATGTTAGCTGAAAAGTTCCCAAGTTTACTCCACAGCAGCCATTTGTCTGGAAATTCAGAGTTTCACTTAATAGTTGAAAATTATTTAGCACTTTAGGGTCTGCCTTCAGTTGTTAGAGCCTTCATGAAGGCTTCTGCTATCAGGATGGAGCAATAGATGCCTCTGAGGTCTCCGTCCCTTTGTAAGCcctttctgaaagctgttgaGAAGATggtgtaagaggccatgctttttgcattactgtctcaaagtttgctgaaatggacaagttcaggtaagtcctggccaaggttccagggctccctttgtctgagacacacaggaaccaaggttcgagaaatccctttgttcaaGAGATGGACAAGTCTGGGAGCTACCAAAGAGAGTTAAGGTGCtgattaatggccctaaagtggtctttttgtgtgggcctatctcaaggaagatggccgTCTCTGAATTCATatgactctgacccgagccttccAACAATGTCacgaaggctgggaagaaagaagtaggataaaaagggcacggacaaaccccgaatttaggttttctgacaccagatgcctcactacggaaacaagaaggttttctgtcatcagatgcctctctacatgaacgcctgcatgctgaagaagatgcctgcatgctgaagaaccttttaggtaactgacctcagattcctccaccgttgtcctactgctgcctactgtctctcctgggattgctgctcgagactctgctccgtgagacctcgctgcccgaCACTCCGCTTCTTGAGAACCACGGTGCTCTGACcgcctgctctgtgctgcaccgatctgctgcttgcggCCTGCTATtccgctgctgctctcccctacgcttattttgccccagaccaacgttaacaacgtgctacgggacgctgctgcatccaggaggtgactattccccactttaacgtaattcttgttcttttctaccttttctatcgcccactttcccatccccatcaccctaattttgatattcatcgctctcccttccccatcccctcagttgtctattatttccaataaactggtcggatcaacatttgaatgctcttcttcttgATCTCACtccgggcataacatatcaaaagaacctttgcctcactcctaagTTGGAGCGAAACAGATGGTCCCATCAAACAAAGCTGCTGAATAGTCATGCTGCCATGTGAACCTCAAGTCTGAGCATGATGCTGTCAACAGCTGTCTGGGGACCTGATGCAGGCTGTGttacaggagaaagaaaaggtctCTTAAtttttgctgaatgttgatggagatTGGCCAGTGATTGTGCACACCACAAGGCAATGGCTGGTGCGtttcagcactggtgacagtgggtcatctGCACGTACTTGTGCATGGCATACAGGCTTTTTTCCATCACTGGTGAAATTGCATAGCtgatggtgactgtgttgaaaaactgCTTTATAGCTGGGAGtctgctctatcaaatggtGGCATTGTGCCCTTTGTAAtggttgtagtttccatggaaataaataggaggcagtaCTTGCCAAGCAGCCTACCTATTCATTCTTAGTATTCAAATAATGGCAGTGATTCCATTTCCTAGTGTGAAGGCAGGCTGTGGCACCTGACACAATTTATCACTTAGGTCCTGAAGGGATTATTAAGGTATTTACCTAATTTCTCTGTACTCCTCAGCCCCCAGAACTTCACCCAGCTGCTTTCATGTTACATGTTATGAGTTAGTCTGACTTGAACAAGTTTTGCTGATTTGaagatactgttttctttcactgcattCCAGTTGTTATCTGTTGTCGTTTAACTACTGTCATACTGACTTAAATATATCTTTGAATAatactttttgctttcctctgccacATCAAAAAACAATCTTCTAAAtagttggggtttttttgtttgttttgcaatcttgggttggttggtttggctTCCCAGAGGTCTCTACACCACTGTCAAAACACTGAAGCTTCTACCACTTAATATTTTCAaccattttttctctgtattgtCCAGTTTTTCAAtatcacattaaaaaatggaTGTTATAAGACATATAACATAGAATTATAGATGATAAGAGGTCTAAATGTTCCTCCATGTCAGACTTAACCACTGCCAAATCTTCCTCACTGTCAGTATCTGCACTCTTTTTACCTCAAGTTTGGCCctttgaaattacattttacataGAGCTTGCGGTGGAGCAGTAGGTTCTCAGTTTCATGCTAGGGCTATCTTATGCAACAAAACCCAGAAATATCTAAATGACTGAAGTTATGAGTGTAAACAATTCCCTCGTTAATATCGTGGTTCATTTGTGTGTTCATCCACAGGGCTCTGCTTCAATCATTCACCAATTtataaggaaaaggaataaaatttaaGAGCAGCCTGAGAATCTCTGCCACTTATTGTCTTGTAGCTTAATTGTCTAGTTAGTTGCGAGGTTTGGATTCAGATTTTTT
This genomic interval carries:
- the RPS23 gene encoding 40S ribosomal protein S23, giving the protein MRPRPPRCPCVCRAFSFRRVAGSPRRVLISAARRRTAGGSLPFALGRRGSRMGKCRGLRTARKLRSHRRDQKWHDKQYKKAHLGTALKANPFGGASHAKGIVLEKVGVEAKQPNSAIRKCVRVQLIKNGKKITAFVPNDGCLNFIEENDEVLVAGFGRKGHAVGDIPGVRFKVVKVANVSLLALYKGKKERPRS